TTTTCCTCCTTCATTTGTTACAGTAAAACTACCACTAAATTGAATAGGAGTTTCATCTTGTGCAAAAGCAATGCTACTCAAACCTAATGATAAAGTAATTACCAAAAGTACAGCAATTGACCATTTCTTCAAAACATGATGCTTCATAACTTTTTACACCTCCTTTAAGTTGAGCAAGCAAAATCTTGCTCATTAATATATCAAAAGGCACCTGGCTTTACTGCCAGGTGCCTCTCTACCAAAGGGAAATACTCTTTTTTACTCCCTTTACCCTTGGACATATGTTTCGGCAGCCTGGCAATCATAGGAAAAGGTAAAAACCCTTTTCCGACAGACCCATGGCTTTGCGCCCCTGCCTTTCGACAGGTTTGCCTTTATCGACATATGCTTCACTTATTTTTAAAAGCTCTGTTCAAATTAGCATTCTTTGTGTATAATTTTTATGTATTTCTCTAATTATATTATCGCATAAATTTTTAAATTTTCAATAGCTTTTTAAAAAAATTTTTGGGTTGTGAAAAACTATGATTTGTTTTAACTGTGGCAATAAAATTCAATCTCCTAATGCTGAAAAATGTATCTTTTGCGGAATGAAATTTAAGGGTGTGTGTCCATATTGCAATTCATTATTACCTACCTACATTAATTTCTGCCCTAATTGTGGGGAATTTGTAAGACAAGGTGAAGCTAATCAACAATCTGCTGACGAACTAAAAAAGGTAGCCGTGCTATTTGCAGATATATCAGGATTTACTAAGCTTTCCGAAAAAATAAGCCCTGATGAGGTTAATGATATAATCAATGAATTTTTTGAATATATTTTAAAGCCTGTTTACTACTATGAAGGTACCATAGATAAATTCATTGGAGATTGTGTTATGCTACTATTTGGTGCAAAAAACTCTCACTTGGATGACCCAAAGCGTGCTGTGTTGTGTGCTCTTGAAATGTTGAAGCTCTGTAACGAGTTTTCAGTACAAAAAAATTTAAAAATATCAATGAGTATCGGCATAAATTATGGTATAGTTGCAATTGGCAAAGTCGGAGGATATTATGAAAAGGATTATACTGTTATTGGTGAAGTCGTTAATGTTGCTCAGAGATTACAAGCAGCAGCACCTGAGAATACTATTTATGTATCAGAGAGTATTTATAGAGAGACTTTTGATTTATTCCTATATTCAGAGGCAAAAGAAATTTATGTTAAAAATAAAAGCAATCCCATAAGGTGTTATATACCTTTAGAAATTATCAATGAAGCTACAACATTTGATGTAATTTCTCGTATCCAGGATAGCTATTTATCAAAACTATTTAATATAATCGCATCAAAAGATACAAATAGCGTTCTTTTACTGGGGCCAAACGGTATTGGAAAAACTTCTCTTTTAGAAAAATTAACTAATCATTTAGTTGCAAACAATATAAAAACGTATTACATTAGATGCAGTTTTAATAATTATTCGCGCCCTTACTTGTTAATTTCGCAAATAATATGTAAAGTATTAAATGTGAGTGTAGACGATGTGCAAACCATAAAGCAACATCGATTAATCTCTTTTCTTGACTTTTTATTTAAAGATGACTTAGAAAAAAAAGAAACTTGTTTCAATTTTCTTTCTATCATTCTGCAATTAGATATCGAGGATGATTTTAGAAATATTGTTTCATCCATGACCAAAGAAGATTTGGAATTTGAAATTCGGCAAAATGTACTTCTATTTTTTGATGCTTTTTTGAGCTCAAATTTTTCTATTTTTTTAATAGATGACATCCATTATGCTGACATTGAATCAATTCAAATCCTGGAATATTTAAAGACAAATTTGTATTGTGATAAAGTAATCTTTATTATAACTTCAGAAAATGAAAGTATCCACCTTAATGCCGAAAAAACCATCTATGTACAGAAATTGTCACTTCAGGAAACAGAGGAATTTCTGAAATCTTTCTTTAATGTTAATACTGTTGATGAAAAATTTACCCAGCTAATGGTGGACATATCAGAAGGAAAAATTTCTTACCTTCAAGAGGTTTGTAGATGGCTTTATTTGAATCATCAGTTGTGCATTCAGAACAATAAGCTGTTTCTTCAAAACACTAATATAAATGCTTCAGAAATATTTTATAAAATTGTTGAACACAGACTTTCTCAACTCGATAAGGAATTAATACAATTTTTGAAAATAGCTGCTGTTTTTGGACAAAGATTTAATTTACGTATAGTATTAAATGTTCTAAAACCTTCAAAATCTGAAAATGATATCATCTTAACTCTTTCAAAAAGTAATTTCATTAAATTTGTTGACATAACTTATCAATCTTCAACAGCAGACAAAATCTTCGAATTTGCAAATAATATTATTTTTGAAGCAGTCCTGAGATCAATACCAAAAAGTACTAAAATAAATTTTCATCTTAAAATTGCCAAATCTATTGAAAAACTATTCAGAGAAAATATTAGTTATTATTACGAGCTTTTGATTTATCATTACCGTGAAGCGAACGATATAATAAATTCTTCCAAATATTGTATATCACTTGCAAATTATTACAAAAAGCAGCTTTTGTACAAGTACGCAGTAAAATACTTTAAAATTGCAATTGAAATGTTAGAAAATTACAACCAACAAAAAAACAATCTATATACAAGAGCACTTGAAGAATTATCAAGTTTAGAAAAACAAATGGGTAACTATGTTGAAGCTCTTAAGTACTTAATTATCTTAGATAGTGTAGCAGATGCCGAAAAAAGTCTATTTATAAAAAGCGAAATATGTGAATCTCTCATCCTTACTGCTGACTTTGCTAAAGCGAAAGAAATACTCATAGGGCTTGAAAAAAATATTGACAGGAATAGTACCTTATATTCAAAATTAGTCTACCTCAAGAGTCTATTTCAATGTTATACTGGGGCTTCAGATATTAACCATATTTTGGAAGAGGCAGAAACTATAATAATGCAAGATAATGAGATTGAGAATCTTGTGAAAGTCTTTAATATAGTTGCATATACATTTTATAGAAACTATGGAGATATTAATAAGGCAATAAATTACTTACAAAAAGCTAAATCTGCCGCAATTAAAACTAATAATATTGCTTTACGTGTCAAACTTACCAGTAATCTTGGTATTCTTTATTTTCAAACTGGTCAAATTAATAGTGCAATACAAAATTTAACATCAGCCTTAGAAGAAAGCAAAAAAATTTCCGATAGACATACACAAATTCATATTTTGATAAATTTAGGGATAATTTATACAAAGAAAGGACTTCTTAAAAAAGCACACGAATATCTAAACCAAGCTTATGAAAATGCTGAAAAATGGAATTTCTCGTATGAAGAATGTGCTTGCCTACTTAATATAGGCGAAATCTACATTGAAAAAGGCTTATTAATACATAGCTATGAATTGTTTTTAGCCTCACTAAATATCAGCGAAACAAAAATGTTTACTGCCGAAAAAGCTTTGAGTTTTATAAATCTCGCAAAAGTTTTGATCCTTATGAAAAATTGGCAAGCTGCTGACGAATTTCTTAATAAAGCAACAAGTTTTATTGAAAATTTAAAAGACATAGATATATCTTATGAATATCATCTAACTAAGGCAGAGTTTTTTATGTTGTCAAACAATTTTTTGGATGCAGAGAGAGAAATTGATATTTCATTAAAGTTTGCAGAAAAAAACATATTCAGACAAATAGAATGCATAAGAAAGAAAGGGGAAATACTTTCTGCTGCTGAAAAGTATAGTGAAGCAATAGAATGCTTCAAAAATGCAATAAAACTTAGTGAAACAAGTGGTTCTGCCTTAGAACTTGCAAAGTGCTATTTTCTCTTAGCAAAAACTTATCTAAAAACTTCGCAAAAAGACCAAGCAAAGTATTATATTGAAATGTCAGAAAAATGGAGCAAATTAATTGATGATGAGTGCAGTATCAAGACTGAAATAGCTTCATTTAAAAAGTTTTTGATAAGTTAGATCAACTCTATTGTTTGAGCATAAAGTATTTTACTAATGTAACATTTCCTTAAAAAGCAGAATACAAGATATTATTTTCAATGATAAATTAAAATTCTGTTGAAAGTAGGAATATAATGATGTACAAAATTGTACATTGATATGATATCCTTTCTCATAGTGAGGAGGGATATCAAATGCAGAACTTAACAGCACATTTAAACATGATAAGGGCGATGAAAATGAAACCTAACTTTTCAGAACTTGCAAGAATATATGGGATGGATAGAAGAACAGTTAAAAAATATTATGAGGGTTATGAAGGAAAACCTAAGAATAGAAATAAACCAAGTAAATTGGACAAATACTATGATGAGATAAAATCAAAGCTTGCTATCAAAGGAGTTACAGTCAAGGGTGTTTATGAGTATTTAAAATCAAAAGATGAGACAATAGGAACATATTCAAACTTCAATAAGTATGTTAAGAAAAAAGGATTAAAGCCAGAGAAGAAAATAAAAGGTCACCCAAGATTTGAGACAGATCCAGGTGAGCAAGCGCAAGTTGATTGGAAAGAGAATATAAAGCTTGTCTCAAGAAATGGAGAGGAGTTTATCATTAATGTTCTTGATTTTAAATTAGGTTATTCAAGGTATTGCTGCTTTGAGATAAACAGGACAAAAACTCAAGAAGAATTAATAGAAACTCTAATAAGAATATTCAAAGATATAGGCGGAGTACCGAGAGAGATTTTATTTGACAATACAGCAGCAGTTGTTGATATAACAGGTGAGAAAATTAAAGTAAATTCAAGATTTAAAAGTTTTGCAAAAGACTTTGGGTTTGAAGTGAAACTGTGCAAACCAAGACATTCGTACACAAAAGGAAAAGTTGAAGCAGCAAACAAGTTCATAGATTGGATACTGCCATATCAGGGTGAATTT
The sequence above is drawn from the Caldicellulosiruptor bescii DSM 6725 genome and encodes:
- a CDS encoding adenylate/guanylate cyclase domain-containing protein, translating into MICFNCGNKIQSPNAEKCIFCGMKFKGVCPYCNSLLPTYINFCPNCGEFVRQGEANQQSADELKKVAVLFADISGFTKLSEKISPDEVNDIINEFFEYILKPVYYYEGTIDKFIGDCVMLLFGAKNSHLDDPKRAVLCALEMLKLCNEFSVQKNLKISMSIGINYGIVAIGKVGGYYEKDYTVIGEVVNVAQRLQAAAPENTIYVSESIYRETFDLFLYSEAKEIYVKNKSNPIRCYIPLEIINEATTFDVISRIQDSYLSKLFNIIASKDTNSVLLLGPNGIGKTSLLEKLTNHLVANNIKTYYIRCSFNNYSRPYLLISQIICKVLNVSVDDVQTIKQHRLISFLDFLFKDDLEKKETCFNFLSIILQLDIEDDFRNIVSSMTKEDLEFEIRQNVLLFFDAFLSSNFSIFLIDDIHYADIESIQILEYLKTNLYCDKVIFIITSENESIHLNAEKTIYVQKLSLQETEEFLKSFFNVNTVDEKFTQLMVDISEGKISYLQEVCRWLYLNHQLCIQNNKLFLQNTNINASEIFYKIVEHRLSQLDKELIQFLKIAAVFGQRFNLRIVLNVLKPSKSENDIILTLSKSNFIKFVDITYQSSTADKIFEFANNIIFEAVLRSIPKSTKINFHLKIAKSIEKLFRENISYYYELLIYHYREANDIINSSKYCISLANYYKKQLLYKYAVKYFKIAIEMLENYNQQKNNLYTRALEELSSLEKQMGNYVEALKYLIILDSVADAEKSLFIKSEICESLILTADFAKAKEILIGLEKNIDRNSTLYSKLVYLKSLFQCYTGASDINHILEEAETIIMQDNEIENLVKVFNIVAYTFYRNYGDINKAINYLQKAKSAAIKTNNIALRVKLTSNLGILYFQTGQINSAIQNLTSALEESKKISDRHTQIHILINLGIIYTKKGLLKKAHEYLNQAYENAEKWNFSYEECACLLNIGEIYIEKGLLIHSYELFLASLNISETKMFTAEKALSFINLAKVLILMKNWQAADEFLNKATSFIENLKDIDISYEYHLTKAEFFMLSNNFLDAEREIDISLKFAEKNIFRQIECIRKKGEILSAAEKYSEAIECFKNAIKLSETSGSALELAKCYFLLAKTYLKTSQKDQAKYYIEMSEKWSKLIDDECSIKTEIASFKKFLIS